A single window of Pseudarthrobacter defluvii DNA harbors:
- a CDS encoding SLC13 family permease, translated as MKQFAWPKAARSYLLPGATLAAGAATLGLGLLPLPAFGELTARTLPILAFVLAMSLVTELVDEAGLFRVVTDRLAALGRGRVFLLWLLVVAVAAVSTVFLSLDTTAVLVTPVVVLLAVHARIPPLPFALTSIWLANTASLLLPVSNLTNLLAQDRLGLSPWRFAGLVWAPALVGLLVPLALLWLAFRRDLSGTYGPQPAHPVKDRTLLKTAAVTLLVLLPALVSGLPVQYPALAAAVVLLAVFLRRRPSVLRWSMVPWRPLMLTVGLFMLMEALHAHGLTTLLAGVASTGDSLPALLQLAGLGVGAANAVNNLPAYLALEPVAGSPVRLAALLIGVNLGPLVTPWASLATLLWHERLRVLNVPIKWGGFAAAGLVAVALTVPLAVLALWAVSGMP; from the coding sequence GTGAAGCAGTTCGCATGGCCCAAGGCCGCCCGGAGCTACCTGCTGCCCGGCGCAACACTGGCCGCAGGCGCGGCCACCCTGGGGTTGGGCCTTCTTCCCCTGCCTGCATTCGGGGAACTGACCGCCCGCACCCTGCCCATCCTCGCCTTTGTGCTTGCCATGTCCCTGGTCACCGAACTGGTGGACGAGGCTGGGCTGTTCCGGGTGGTGACGGACCGGCTTGCCGCCCTGGGCCGCGGACGGGTCTTCCTGCTGTGGCTCCTGGTGGTGGCAGTGGCCGCGGTGTCCACGGTGTTCCTGTCCCTGGATACGACGGCGGTGCTGGTGACGCCCGTGGTGGTACTGCTGGCGGTCCATGCCCGGATCCCGCCGCTGCCGTTCGCGCTGACCAGCATCTGGCTGGCCAATACGGCCTCCCTGCTGCTGCCCGTCTCCAACCTGACCAACCTCCTGGCCCAGGACCGGCTGGGGCTAAGCCCGTGGCGCTTCGCAGGGCTGGTCTGGGCACCCGCCCTGGTTGGCCTGCTGGTCCCCCTTGCCCTGCTCTGGCTGGCGTTCCGCCGGGACCTGAGCGGAACCTATGGGCCGCAGCCCGCCCACCCCGTCAAGGACCGCACCCTGCTGAAGACCGCAGCCGTCACGCTCCTGGTCCTGCTGCCCGCGCTGGTGTCCGGACTGCCGGTCCAGTACCCGGCGCTCGCCGCGGCAGTCGTCCTCCTGGCGGTCTTCCTCCGGCGCAGGCCCTCCGTGCTTCGGTGGTCCATGGTTCCGTGGCGGCCGCTGATGCTGACGGTGGGGCTGTTCATGCTGATGGAGGCCCTGCATGCGCATGGCCTTACCACGCTGCTGGCGGGTGTAGCCAGCACCGGGGACAGCCTGCCCGCGCTCCTGCAGTTGGCAGGGCTGGGCGTCGGTGCGGCCAACGCTGTCAACAACCTTCCCGCCTACCTGGCACTGGAGCCGGTGGCAGGATCGCCGGTGCGGCTGGCCGCCCTGCTCATCGGGGTGAACCTTGGCCCGCTGGTCACCCCGTGGGCGTCGCTGGCCACACTCCTGTGGCATGAGCGGCTCCGGGTACTGAACGTGCCCATCAAGTGGGGCGGGTTTGCCGCGGCGGGACTGGTGGCTGTTGCCCTGACCGTCCCGCTGGCCGTCCTGGCGCTGTGGGCGGTGTCCGGGATGCCTTGA
- a CDS encoding VOC family protein produces MGGVVHFEIPADNQKRARKFYQEALGWRIEPVPGMDYSMVITTEMDDDGQPAAAGAINGGMMAREGQITTPVITVDVRDINATLKSVEELGGTVVMPKNEIPGMGYTAYFKDPEGNILGLWENLPAAEGQGAGS; encoded by the coding sequence ATGGGCGGAGTAGTGCATTTCGAGATCCCCGCGGACAATCAGAAGCGGGCCAGGAAGTTCTACCAGGAGGCGTTGGGCTGGCGGATAGAACCGGTGCCCGGGATGGACTACAGCATGGTCATCACCACCGAAATGGACGACGACGGCCAGCCGGCAGCCGCAGGTGCCATCAATGGGGGAATGATGGCCAGAGAAGGGCAGATCACCACCCCGGTCATCACTGTTGATGTGCGGGACATCAACGCAACGCTCAAGAGCGTCGAGGAGCTCGGCGGCACGGTGGTCATGCCCAAGAACGAGATTCCCGGAATGGGCTACACGGCGTACTTCAAGGATCCCGAGGGCAACATCCTGGGCCTGTGGGAGAACCTTCCTGCTGCGGAAGGTCAGGGTGCGGGCAGCTGA
- a CDS encoding DNA-3-methyladenine glycosylase family protein has translation MTIAEAPPRLAAAADVSLRWYPESPYSLSRTLAPLLRGNSDPSFSVQGDVIWNAFTTPDGPATMRLAPACGGAAGGPLVDVQAWGPGASAAVQAAPRLLGADDDWRGFDDPSFHATLPRMVREARRRSLAVRLPSSGRMVDQLVPIILEQKVTVIEARRAYRYLVHRYGTPAPAAGTSTPAGLVVPPTAPQWLQIPSWEWHKAGVGPQRSATVMRALRSAVALERLATLPAVQAAEKMQVIPGIGVWTAAEVVQRTHGCPDSISVGDYHLAAYVGAALTGRRTDDAGMLRLLEPWRGHRQRVVRMIQSTGFRKPTFGPRMTIQDHRGH, from the coding sequence ATGACCATCGCAGAGGCACCACCCCGGCTGGCAGCCGCCGCGGACGTCTCCCTGCGGTGGTATCCGGAGTCCCCCTACAGTCTTTCCCGCACCCTGGCCCCGTTGCTGCGCGGCAACAGCGATCCATCCTTCAGCGTCCAGGGGGACGTCATTTGGAACGCCTTTACGACGCCGGACGGTCCAGCGACCATGCGCCTCGCCCCCGCATGCGGGGGCGCAGCAGGCGGGCCGCTCGTGGATGTCCAGGCCTGGGGCCCCGGCGCCTCGGCCGCCGTGCAGGCAGCGCCGCGGCTGTTGGGCGCCGACGACGACTGGCGGGGTTTCGACGACCCCTCCTTCCATGCCACGCTGCCCCGCATGGTCCGGGAAGCACGGCGGCGCAGCCTGGCAGTGCGGCTGCCGTCCAGCGGCCGCATGGTGGACCAACTGGTGCCGATCATCCTGGAACAGAAGGTGACGGTGATCGAGGCGCGGCGGGCCTACCGCTACCTGGTGCACCGCTATGGAACGCCCGCCCCCGCGGCCGGAACCTCCACTCCGGCCGGCCTGGTGGTGCCGCCCACGGCACCGCAGTGGCTGCAGATTCCCAGCTGGGAGTGGCACAAGGCAGGCGTGGGACCCCAGCGCTCGGCCACGGTCATGCGGGCGTTGCGCTCCGCCGTCGCGCTTGAACGCCTTGCAACCCTGCCGGCCGTCCAGGCGGCGGAGAAGATGCAGGTGATCCCCGGCATCGGTGTCTGGACGGCTGCCGAGGTGGTGCAGCGCACCCATGGCTGCCCGGACTCGATTTCGGTGGGCGACTATCACCTGGCGGCCTACGTGGGCGCGGCGCTGACCGGGCGCCGGACGGACGACGCCGGGATGCTCCGGCTGCTGGAACCCTGGCGCGGGCACCGGCAGCGCGTGGTCCGGATGATCCAAAGCACCGGGTTCCGCAAGCCCACCTTCGGCCCCAGGATGACCATCCAGGACCACCGCGGGCATTGA
- a CDS encoding MFS transporter: MSTLPDEAAGIPVDAAPAGPRGPRRRLHPAWTVAAVAFLALVGAAGFRAAPGVLMVPLQQEFGWSTTVLSAAVSINLVLFGLTAPFAAALMERFGVRAVTATALVLIGMGSALTVLVNQSWQILLTWGLLIGLGTGSMALVFAATIANTWFTRSRGLVIGILTAGSAAGQLVFLPFIALLAQDPGWRQASLLIAAGALAVVPLVLKFLKNSPSDVGVLPYGAEPAGAEASKPEAATAPAAAAVPETGPRTNAAIRALQVLRRASKVRTFWALAAGFAICGATTNGLIGTHFIPSAHDHGMPETTAAGLLAVVGIFDIIGTIASGWLTDRFNPRILLAVYYQFRGIGLLVLPLLLNAEVQPSMIVFVVIYGLDWVATVPPTAAICRETFGADGSVVFGWVFAAHQLGAAAAAIAAGALRDATGHYTYAWLGAAAMCTIAAVISATIRRHKGGAETKAGKAEPAAA; encoded by the coding sequence ATGAGCACGCTGCCCGACGAAGCGGCCGGCATTCCCGTCGATGCTGCACCTGCTGGGCCGCGGGGTCCCCGCCGCCGGCTGCATCCTGCGTGGACGGTGGCAGCCGTGGCGTTCCTTGCCCTGGTGGGTGCCGCCGGATTCCGGGCGGCTCCGGGTGTCCTCATGGTCCCGCTCCAACAGGAGTTCGGCTGGTCCACCACAGTGTTGTCCGCAGCCGTCAGCATCAACCTGGTGCTCTTCGGCCTGACTGCGCCGTTCGCCGCGGCTTTGATGGAACGGTTCGGTGTCCGCGCGGTCACGGCAACGGCGCTGGTCCTCATCGGCATGGGCAGTGCGCTGACCGTGCTGGTGAACCAGTCGTGGCAGATCCTTCTGACATGGGGGCTGCTGATCGGCCTCGGTACGGGCTCGATGGCCCTGGTCTTCGCCGCCACCATCGCCAACACATGGTTCACCAGGAGCAGGGGACTGGTGATCGGCATCCTCACCGCCGGCAGTGCCGCCGGGCAACTGGTGTTCCTGCCCTTCATCGCGCTGCTCGCCCAGGACCCAGGGTGGCGGCAGGCATCCCTGCTGATCGCCGCCGGAGCCCTGGCCGTGGTCCCGCTGGTGTTGAAGTTCCTCAAAAACTCTCCCTCCGACGTCGGTGTCCTGCCCTATGGCGCGGAACCCGCCGGCGCTGAAGCCTCCAAACCGGAAGCCGCAACGGCGCCGGCGGCCGCAGCGGTGCCGGAAACCGGGCCGCGCACCAATGCCGCCATCCGTGCCCTGCAGGTACTCCGCCGGGCCAGCAAGGTCCGGACCTTCTGGGCGCTCGCCGCCGGTTTTGCCATCTGCGGTGCCACCACCAACGGGCTGATCGGCACCCACTTCATTCCCTCCGCCCATGACCACGGCATGCCGGAAACCACCGCCGCAGGGCTGCTCGCCGTCGTCGGGATTTTCGACATCATCGGAACCATCGCCTCCGGCTGGCTGACGGACCGCTTCAACCCCCGCATCCTGCTGGCCGTCTACTACCAGTTCCGCGGCATCGGCCTGCTGGTGCTCCCGCTGCTGCTGAATGCCGAAGTGCAGCCCAGCATGATCGTGTTCGTGGTGATCTACGGCCTGGACTGGGTGGCCACCGTCCCGCCCACCGCCGCCATCTGCCGGGAGACGTTCGGGGCGGACGGCAGCGTGGTCTTCGGCTGGGTTTTCGCCGCCCACCAACTCGGGGCTGCCGCGGCCGCCATCGCCGCCGGCGCCCTGCGTGATGCCACCGGACACTACACGTACGCCTGGCTGGGAGCGGCGGCCATGTGCACCATCGCCGCGGTCATCAGCGCCACCATCCGCCGGCACAAAGGTGGAGCGGAAACAAAGGCAGGAAAAGCGGAGCCCGCGGCCGCCTGA
- a CDS encoding cystathionine beta-synthase: MKYAQSVLDLIGNTPLIKLNHVTEGIKATVLVKLEYLNPGGSIKDRIAAQMIEDAERDGKLKPGGTIVEPTSGNTGVGLALVAQQKGYKCVFVVPDKVGEDKRAVLQAYGAEVVVTPTSVPPDSPQSYYGVSDRITRETPGAFKPDQFSNPAAPGSHYKTTGPEIWRDTDGKVTHVVIGAGTGGTITGTGRYLKEVSADRGESDGGLVRIIGADPAGSVYSGGTGRPYFVEGVGEDMWPANYDKTIPDDVIAVTDADSFAMTRRLAREEGLLVGGSSGMAVVAALQAAKDLPESAVVVVILPDSGRGYLAKIFNDQWMRSYGFLSGGEETSVGEVIKSKNGELPDLVHIHPNESVRDVINIMNEFGVSHIPVLSQEPPVVMGEVLGAVDERTLTAKLFRGEAKLTDKISEHMGPKLPVIGSLETISAARELLSDTDTLMVTFVGAPVGILTRHDLLAYLSN; encoded by the coding sequence ATGAAGTACGCCCAGTCCGTCCTGGACCTCATCGGCAATACCCCGCTCATCAAGCTCAACCACGTGACCGAAGGCATCAAAGCCACCGTCCTGGTCAAGCTGGAGTACCTGAACCCTGGTGGGTCCATCAAGGACCGCATCGCGGCGCAGATGATCGAGGACGCCGAACGCGACGGCAAGCTGAAGCCCGGCGGCACCATCGTCGAGCCTACGTCCGGCAACACCGGGGTGGGCCTGGCCCTGGTGGCGCAGCAGAAGGGCTACAAGTGCGTCTTCGTGGTCCCGGACAAAGTGGGCGAGGACAAGCGCGCCGTGCTGCAGGCTTACGGCGCCGAGGTGGTGGTCACGCCCACGTCCGTCCCGCCGGACAGCCCGCAAAGCTACTACGGCGTCTCGGACCGGATCACCCGCGAGACCCCGGGCGCCTTCAAACCGGACCAGTTCTCCAACCCGGCGGCGCCGGGCAGCCACTATAAGACCACCGGCCCGGAGATTTGGCGGGACACCGACGGCAAGGTCACCCACGTCGTCATCGGCGCCGGCACGGGCGGCACCATCACCGGCACGGGCAGGTACCTCAAGGAGGTTTCGGCTGACCGGGGGGAGTCCGACGGCGGGCTGGTCCGGATCATCGGCGCGGACCCGGCAGGCTCGGTCTACTCAGGCGGCACCGGACGGCCGTATTTCGTTGAGGGCGTCGGCGAGGACATGTGGCCGGCGAACTACGACAAGACAATCCCGGACGACGTCATCGCCGTCACTGATGCCGACTCCTTTGCCATGACCCGCCGCCTGGCACGGGAAGAGGGGCTGCTGGTGGGCGGTTCCTCCGGCATGGCTGTAGTAGCCGCCCTGCAGGCCGCGAAGGACCTGCCGGAAAGTGCCGTCGTCGTGGTTATCCTGCCCGACTCCGGCCGCGGCTACCTGGCCAAGATCTTCAACGACCAGTGGATGCGTTCCTACGGGTTCCTCTCCGGCGGCGAGGAAACCTCCGTGGGCGAGGTCATCAAGTCCAAGAACGGCGAGCTGCCGGACCTGGTGCACATCCACCCCAACGAGTCGGTCCGCGACGTCATCAACATCATGAACGAGTTCGGCGTCAGCCACATCCCGGTCCTGTCCCAGGAACCGCCGGTGGTCATGGGCGAGGTCCTGGGCGCCGTGGACGAGCGCACCCTGACCGCCAAGCTGTTCCGCGGCGAAGCCAAGCTGACGGACAAGATTTCCGAGCACATGGGACCCAAGCTCCCCGTCATCGGATCACTGGAAACCATCTCCGCGGCCAGGGAGCTGCTCTCTGACACTGACACCCTGATGGTCACGTTCGTGGGAGCCCCCGTGGGCATCCTCACCCGCCACGACCTGCTGGCCTACCTCAGCAACTGA
- a CDS encoding winged helix-turn-helix transcriptional regulator: MPLRSDWSQRTCSIARGLDILGDPWSVLVLREVFFGNGRFDAMKSRLEVADSVLTKRLAGLVESGLLEKKAYDDGGRTRQEYVLTPMGEDALPVLNAVTIWAEKHLPAPSEQAHLYVIHSSCGNPTTSADTCTECGERLTGANTSWHSRSRSEQPIPLSTASRRGTPA; encoded by the coding sequence ATGCCTCTTCGATCCGACTGGTCCCAGCGCACCTGCAGCATCGCCCGCGGCCTGGACATCCTGGGCGACCCCTGGTCCGTCCTGGTGCTCCGCGAGGTCTTCTTCGGGAACGGGCGCTTTGACGCGATGAAGAGCCGCCTGGAGGTGGCGGACTCCGTCCTCACCAAGCGCCTGGCAGGCCTGGTGGAATCCGGGCTGCTGGAGAAAAAGGCATACGACGACGGCGGACGCACCCGCCAGGAGTACGTCCTGACTCCCATGGGTGAGGACGCGCTACCGGTGCTGAACGCCGTCACCATCTGGGCGGAGAAGCACCTGCCCGCACCCTCGGAGCAGGCGCACCTCTACGTCATCCACTCCAGCTGCGGAAACCCCACCACCTCCGCCGATACCTGCACCGAATGCGGGGAAAGGCTGACCGGGGCGAACACCAGCTGGCACAGCCGGTCCAGGTCCGAGCAGCCCATCCCGTTGTCCACCGCATCCCGGAGAGGAACGCCCGCATGA
- a CDS encoding aldose 1-epimerase family protein has translation MSPRGETQGGDAANLPSGRQYEIVFGRQSAALTEVGAALREYRQDGRNLLDGYGPEDMCTGARGQSLIPWPNRIKGGSYQWEGAPLQLDLSEPDKGGAIHGLTRWRNWTVLHQAADAISFTYTLHACQGWPWVLDCRLDYQLGPDGLSVRTTAVNRSPEPCPYGTGAHPYLSLGLAGAHGRGLDPDGKDGGQALGGGAIDGGLVQVPGRTFLPVDERGIPTGHERVDGTRYDLKELQQLGGRHIDVAYTDLVRDADGRARVKLVRPDRSAGVELWVDEAYPYLEIFTGDTLPQPGRRRTGLGVEPMTCAPDAFNSGEGLITLQPGESHTALWGINPNPQL, from the coding sequence ATGAGCCCCCGCGGCGAAACCCAGGGAGGCGACGCGGCAAACCTGCCCTCGGGGCGGCAATACGAAATCGTCTTCGGCCGCCAGAGCGCCGCCCTCACTGAAGTGGGCGCAGCCCTGCGCGAATACCGCCAGGACGGCCGGAACCTGCTGGACGGGTACGGTCCTGAGGACATGTGCACGGGCGCGCGGGGGCAGTCGCTGATTCCGTGGCCCAACCGGATCAAGGGCGGCAGCTACCAGTGGGAGGGCGCGCCCCTCCAGCTCGACCTGAGCGAGCCGGACAAGGGCGGTGCAATCCACGGGCTGACCCGCTGGCGGAACTGGACTGTCCTGCACCAAGCCGCGGACGCCATCTCCTTCACCTACACCCTGCACGCCTGCCAGGGCTGGCCCTGGGTGCTTGACTGCCGGCTGGATTACCAGCTTGGCCCGGACGGATTAAGCGTACGCACCACGGCCGTTAACCGAAGCCCGGAGCCCTGCCCCTACGGCACGGGGGCGCATCCCTACCTCAGCCTTGGGCTGGCGGGAGCGCATGGACGGGGCCTGGATCCGGACGGCAAGGACGGTGGCCAGGCCCTGGGCGGCGGAGCGATCGACGGCGGCCTGGTGCAGGTGCCCGGCCGCACCTTCCTGCCGGTCGATGAGCGGGGCATCCCCACGGGACACGAGCGGGTGGACGGCACCAGGTATGACTTGAAGGAGCTTCAGCAGCTGGGCGGCCGCCACATCGACGTCGCCTACACGGACCTGGTGCGGGACGCCGACGGGAGGGCACGCGTGAAACTGGTTCGGCCCGACCGCTCTGCCGGGGTGGAGCTCTGGGTTGACGAGGCATACCCGTACCTGGAAATCTTCACCGGCGACACCCTGCCGCAGCCTGGCCGGCGCCGCACCGGACTGGGCGTGGAGCCCATGACCTGCGCACCTGACGCCTTCAACTCCGGCGAAGGACTGATCACCCTCCAACCCGGAGAGTCCCACACCGCACTCTGGGGCATCAACCCCAACCCGCAGCTCTGA
- a CDS encoding cystathionine gamma-synthase, with the protein MPASENQGFNTRAVHAGQAFEPRTGAVVPPLHFSSTYAQDGIGGLRSGYEYGRGGNPTRDALQEQLAALELGSHAYSFSSGLAAEDALIRALTRPGDHIVLGNDAYGGTYRLISRVLGDWGIGNTPVDMANLDRVRRAVAAHKTRFVWVETPSNPLMKITDIVALADIAHNAGALLVVDNTFASPYLQNPLALGADIVVHSTTKYIGGHSDVVGGAVVVNDAELAEKIGFVQFAVGAVSGPMDAFLTTRGLKTLGVRMDRHSENGQAVAEWLLERPEVEAVLYPGLPTHPGHELAKSQMRKFGGMVSVQFKGGEAAARKVAESTSVFTLAESLGGIESLMNYPSEMTHASVKGTELAVPVNLLRLSCGIEDAEDLIADLDQAFSNIP; encoded by the coding sequence ATGCCTGCCTCTGAAAACCAAGGGTTCAACACCCGCGCCGTCCACGCCGGACAGGCCTTCGAACCCCGCACCGGAGCAGTGGTGCCGCCGCTGCATTTCAGCTCCACCTACGCCCAGGACGGCATCGGCGGGCTGCGCAGCGGCTACGAGTACGGCCGCGGCGGCAACCCCACCCGCGATGCCCTGCAGGAACAGCTCGCTGCGCTGGAACTGGGCAGCCACGCCTACAGCTTCAGCTCCGGGCTTGCCGCCGAGGACGCCCTCATCCGCGCGCTGACCCGCCCCGGGGACCACATCGTGCTGGGCAACGACGCGTACGGCGGTACCTACCGGCTGATCAGCCGGGTCCTGGGGGACTGGGGGATCGGCAATACCCCGGTTGACATGGCCAACCTGGACAGGGTCCGCCGTGCGGTGGCTGCGCACAAGACCCGGTTCGTGTGGGTGGAGACGCCGTCCAACCCGCTGATGAAGATCACCGACATCGTGGCGCTCGCCGACATCGCGCACAACGCCGGGGCCCTCCTTGTCGTCGACAACACCTTCGCGTCCCCCTACCTCCAGAATCCGCTCGCCCTGGGTGCCGACATTGTGGTCCACTCCACCACAAAGTACATCGGCGGACACTCGGATGTGGTGGGCGGCGCCGTGGTGGTCAACGACGCTGAGCTGGCGGAGAAGATCGGCTTCGTCCAGTTCGCCGTGGGCGCCGTGTCCGGGCCCATGGACGCCTTCCTGACCACGCGCGGACTCAAAACCCTCGGCGTCCGGATGGACCGGCACAGCGAGAACGGCCAGGCCGTGGCCGAGTGGCTGCTGGAGCGCCCCGAGGTGGAGGCCGTCCTCTACCCGGGACTGCCCACCCACCCGGGCCACGAGCTGGCCAAGTCGCAGATGCGGAAGTTCGGCGGCATGGTTTCGGTGCAGTTCAAGGGCGGTGAAGCTGCCGCCCGAAAGGTGGCGGAATCCACCTCCGTGTTTACCTTGGCCGAGTCCCTGGGCGGCATCGAGTCGCTCATGAACTACCCCTCCGAGATGACCCACGCTTCGGTCAAGGGCACTGAACTGGCCGTCCCGGTCAACCTACTCCGCCTCTCCTGCGGCATCGAGGACGCGGAGGACCTGATCGCGGACCTGGACCAGGCGTTCTCCAACATCCCCTAG
- a CDS encoding SDR family oxidoreductase, translated as METPAPVPARPVALVTGVGRLAGIGAGIARQLAADGWDLVLSYWADYDARMPWGSEPEDVVRLTAELEAIGAKVHVLSADLQDPGVPDRLVTESVQLAGPLRGLVLSHAESVDSGVLDTTVESFDRHFAVNTRASWQLIAAFARQATDDGGAIVALTSDHTAFNLPYGASKGALDRIVIAAARELGPQGISANVLNPGPVDTGWMTQEVRGELTAQQPTGRLGTPADVAGTVAFLLSPAGRWISGQLIKADGGFSA; from the coding sequence ATGGAAACCCCTGCGCCCGTCCCCGCCCGCCCCGTTGCCCTGGTCACCGGAGTAGGGCGGCTGGCCGGCATCGGCGCCGGAATCGCCCGGCAGCTCGCCGCCGACGGCTGGGACCTGGTCCTGTCCTACTGGGCCGACTACGACGCCCGCATGCCGTGGGGGAGTGAACCGGAGGACGTGGTCCGCCTCACCGCCGAACTGGAAGCCATCGGCGCCAAGGTCCACGTCCTCTCAGCCGACCTGCAGGACCCGGGCGTGCCGGACCGCCTCGTTACGGAGTCCGTACAGCTGGCCGGACCGCTGAGGGGTCTGGTGCTCAGCCACGCGGAATCGGTGGATTCGGGCGTCCTGGACACCACCGTTGAATCCTTTGACCGGCACTTCGCCGTGAACACCCGCGCCAGCTGGCAGCTGATTGCCGCCTTCGCCCGGCAGGCAACGGACGACGGCGGCGCGATCGTTGCGCTGACCAGTGACCACACAGCGTTCAACCTGCCGTACGGCGCCTCGAAGGGGGCCCTGGACCGCATCGTGATTGCCGCCGCCCGCGAATTGGGGCCGCAGGGAATCTCGGCGAACGTGCTGAACCCGGGGCCGGTGGATACGGGCTGGATGACCCAAGAGGTCCGCGGGGAGCTCACGGCACAGCAGCCCACCGGCCGCCTGGGCACCCCCGCAGATGTCGCCGGGACCGTGGCGTTCCTGCTCTCGCCGGCCGGCCGCTGGATCTCGGGCCAGCTGATCAAGGCCGACGGCGGCTTCTCCGCCTGA
- a CDS encoding glucose 1-dehydrogenase: protein MRALTVTPGEQNSLKLRDVPEPESGEGGVLVEALAVGLCGTDGEIIAAEYGEAPPGQDYLVLGHENLGRVLDAPSGSGLAAGDLVVGIVRRPDPEPCKACAAGEWDMCLNGNYTEHGIKGLHGFARERWRADAEAMVKLDSGLEDVGVLLEPTTIVAKAWEQINRIGQRAFFDPHTAVVTGAGPVGLLAALLGVQQGLDVHVFDIVTDGPKPQLVHDLGATYHSEPLPESGIKPNVLVECTGVTPVVLDALKCRAQDAVTCLTGVSGTGKQTKVDVGALNREEVLMNGVVFGSVNANRRHYDAGAQALAAADQDWLRRLISRRLPLESFADAFKHQPDDVKVVLDVKAGTDDGNERQ from the coding sequence ATGCGGGCATTGACAGTTACTCCCGGGGAACAAAATTCACTCAAACTGCGGGATGTTCCTGAGCCGGAGTCCGGCGAGGGCGGGGTGCTCGTGGAGGCGCTGGCCGTGGGCCTCTGCGGAACCGACGGCGAAATCATCGCTGCAGAGTATGGGGAAGCACCCCCGGGCCAGGACTATCTGGTGCTTGGCCACGAAAACCTGGGCAGGGTGCTGGATGCTCCCTCCGGTTCCGGCCTGGCCGCCGGTGACCTGGTGGTGGGCATAGTCCGCAGGCCGGACCCTGAACCGTGCAAAGCCTGTGCCGCCGGGGAATGGGACATGTGCCTCAACGGGAACTACACGGAGCACGGGATCAAAGGCCTGCACGGTTTTGCGCGGGAACGCTGGCGGGCGGACGCCGAGGCGATGGTGAAACTGGACTCCGGCCTGGAGGACGTGGGTGTCCTGCTGGAGCCCACCACCATCGTGGCCAAGGCGTGGGAGCAGATCAACCGGATCGGGCAGCGGGCATTTTTTGACCCCCACACCGCCGTCGTGACCGGCGCCGGACCCGTTGGCTTGCTCGCAGCGCTGCTGGGAGTCCAGCAAGGGCTGGACGTGCACGTTTTCGACATCGTCACGGACGGCCCCAAACCGCAGCTTGTCCATGACCTGGGTGCCACCTACCACAGCGAACCCCTGCCGGAGTCAGGCATCAAGCCCAACGTCCTGGTTGAATGCACCGGGGTCACGCCGGTGGTCCTGGATGCCCTCAAGTGCCGGGCCCAGGACGCCGTCACCTGCCTGACCGGGGTTTCCGGAACCGGGAAACAGACAAAGGTGGATGTGGGCGCACTCAACCGCGAGGAGGTGCTCATGAACGGCGTAGTGTTCGGCAGCGTCAACGCGAACCGCCGCCACTACGACGCCGGCGCGCAGGCGTTGGCCGCCGCGGACCAGGACTGGCTCCGCCGCCTCATCAGCCGCCGGCTTCCGTTGGAAAGCTTCGCGGACGCATTCAAACACCAGCCCGACGACGTCAAGGTGGTCCTGGACGTCAAGGCAGGAACTGACGACGGGAACGAACGGCAATGA